A stretch of the Chloroflexota bacterium genome encodes the following:
- a CDS encoding 2-isopropylmalate synthase, with product MERVIIFDTTLRDGEQAAGGMLNIHEKLEIARHLEKLGVDVIEAGFPASTRGDFEAVKLIAREVRQSAICALSHANPKAIDSAWEAVKGAAHPRIHIFLSASEIHLSYQLKKSREEILGLARDMVARAKSYLDDVEFSPMDASRTDPSFLYMIMETVIGAGATTVNIPDTVGYAIPQEFGNLIEGILNNVPNIDKAVISVHCHNDLGLAVANSLEALRRGARQVECTINGIGERAGNASLEEIVMALKTRGNLFNLATRIDTKQIYKTSRLVSELTGFVVQPNKAIVGANAFRHQSGIHQDGIIKKAITYEIMDPREVGIPASSLVLGKLSGRHAFKERLAELGYALAEEDLDRAFLAFKELADKKKEVTDRDLETIVAHEMHAISETFHLDDVQVSCGTRGLASAAVRLIDSEGRVLTDAAVGTGPVDAVYKVINRIIGVPNRLTEFTVNSVTEGIDAIGEVLIRIESEGVTYTGRGADTDIIMASAKAYMNALNRLLAARGRGSE from the coding sequence ATGGAAAGGGTTATTATCTTTGACACCACGCTGCGAGATGGGGAGCAGGCGGCCGGAGGCATGCTTAACATCCACGAAAAGCTGGAGATAGCCAGGCACCTGGAGAAGCTGGGCGTGGACGTTATTGAAGCGGGGTTTCCGGCAAGCACCCGTGGTGATTTTGAAGCCGTGAAGCTGATCGCCCGGGAGGTGCGACAGTCGGCTATTTGCGCCCTTAGCCATGCCAATCCCAAGGCCATAGACAGTGCCTGGGAGGCAGTCAAAGGAGCAGCGCATCCCCGCATCCATATCTTCCTCTCCGCCTCTGAAATCCATCTCTCTTATCAGCTTAAGAAGAGCCGTGAGGAGATTCTTGGGCTGGCACGAGACATGGTAGCCAGAGCCAAGTCATATCTGGATGACGTGGAGTTCTCGCCCATGGATGCCAGCCGCACCGACCCGTCCTTCCTTTACATGATTATGGAGACAGTCATCGGTGCCGGGGCAACCACGGTGAATATCCCCGATACGGTGGGTTATGCCATCCCGCAAGAGTTTGGCAATCTTATCGAGGGAATCTTGAACAATGTGCCTAACATTGATAAGGCTGTGATCAGCGTGCATTGTCATAATGATCTGGGGCTGGCAGTGGCCAATAGCCTGGAAGCGCTGCGGCGCGGGGCGAGGCAGGTGGAGTGCACCATTAATGGCATCGGGGAGCGAGCAGGCAATGCCTCTTTAGAGGAGATTGTGATGGCGCTCAAGACCCGCGGCAACCTTTTTAACCTGGCCACCCGAATCGACACTAAGCAAATATACAAAACCAGCCGTCTGGTGAGTGAGTTGACCGGTTTTGTGGTCCAGCCGAACAAGGCCATTGTTGGGGCCAATGCTTTTCGGCACCAGTCGGGAATCCATCAGGACGGCATCATCAAGAAGGCTATTACTTACGAGATCATGGATCCGAGGGAGGTAGGCATTCCCGCCAGCAGTCTGGTATTGGGTAAGCTCAGCGGGCGTCATGCCTTTAAGGAGAGGCTGGCAGAGTTGGGCTACGCCCTGGCCGAAGAGGACCTGGATCGGGCCTTCCTCGCCTTCAAGGAGCTAGCCGACAAGAAAAAAGAGGTCACTGACCGTGATCTAGAGACGATTGTGGCCCACGAGATGCATGCCATTTCCGAGACCTTTCACCTGGATGATGTCCAGGTTTCCTGCGGTACAAGGGGTCTGGCCAGCGCTGCAGTGAGGCTTATTGACTCAGAGGGTCGGGTGTTGACTGATGCTGCTGTGGGCACTGGCCCAGTGGATGCAGTGTATAAGGTGATAAATCGCATCATCGGGGTACCGAACAGGCTCACAGAGTTCACGGTTAACTCAGTCACTGAAGGCATTGACGCCATCGGAGAGGTATTGATCCGGATTGAAAGCGAAGGCGTAACCTATACCGGGCGGGGCGCTGACACCGATATCATCATGGCTAGCGCCAAAGCCTACATGAACGCCCTCAACAGGCTGCTGGCTGCCAGGGGGAGGGGTTCGGAGTGA
- a CDS encoding radical SAM protein has translation MHEPMVIIRPPSEAQSLLLPVTLGCSHNRCTFCNTYKGIRFKIRSAEDIKGDIDSIASNFGWSVRRVFLENGDALACRQGMLVEIMAYLNKRFPNIERVGTYASPQNILSKSVDDLKTLKELKLGTIYLGVETGDEELLRRIEKGVTASQMVEAGRRARVAGIALSVTIILGLAGSQEGRQHALETAKVLTEIDPDFCGALTLMLEPGAPLYSEWQRGQFILASPFQCLDELRQIIAHSKFTNCFFTSNHASNYLPLRLRLPQQKDEALRFLDKVIGTKDHRTLTPEYLRAL, from the coding sequence ATGCACGAGCCAATGGTGATTATCCGCCCGCCCAGTGAAGCGCAGAGCTTATTATTGCCAGTGACCCTGGGTTGTTCACACAACCGATGCACCTTCTGCAATACCTACAAAGGAATAAGGTTCAAGATAAGAAGCGCAGAGGACATAAAGGGAGATATAGATAGTATAGCCTCCAATTTCGGTTGGAGTGTGCGCCGGGTCTTTCTGGAAAACGGTGACGCACTGGCGTGCCGACAGGGAATGCTGGTCGAGATCATGGCCTATCTGAACAAGAGGTTCCCCAACATAGAGCGAGTAGGAACCTATGCCAGCCCTCAGAATATTCTCAGCAAGAGCGTGGACGACCTTAAGACTTTGAAGGAACTCAAACTGGGGACCATATACCTCGGCGTGGAGACTGGGGATGAAGAACTGCTGAGACGGATTGAAAAAGGAGTGACCGCTAGCCAGATGGTGGAAGCGGGAAGAAGGGCAAGAGTGGCTGGCATCGCACTATCGGTGACGATTATACTGGGCTTAGCCGGTTCACAGGAAGGCCGCCAACATGCCCTTGAGACAGCGAAGGTTCTTACTGAGATTGATCCTGACTTCTGCGGTGCTCTTACCCTCATGCTTGAGCCTGGTGCTCCCCTCTACAGCGAGTGGCAGCGAGGTCAATTCATTCTTGCCTCTCCCTTCCAATGCCTCGATGAGTTGAGGCAGATAATCGCCCACTCCAAATTCACCAATTGCTTCTTCACCTCAAACCACGCCTCTAACTATCTACCTCTCAGGCTGAGGCTGCCGCAGCAAAAGGACGAGGCACTGAGATTCCTGGACAAGGTCATAGGAACAAAGGATCACCGCACTCTTACACCTGAGTACCTTAGAGCGCTCTGA
- the ilvC gene encoding ketol-acid reductoisomerase, giving the protein MAKIYYDKDANLDLLKGKTIGVIGYGSQGSAHANNLKDSGCTVIVAEARGSEAWKKAQKAGFEVATADKVAKEADIMIMLVPDNLHPAVYRESMEKQMSRGKTLMFAHGFNIHYGQIVPAPGVDVSMIAPKGPGHMVRRLYTEGLGTPALVAIHQNASGKAKDVALAYAKGIGCTRAGVLETTFAEETETDLFGEQVVLCGGVTALIKNAFETLVEAGYQPEVAYFEVCHELKLIVDLIYQGGLAHMRNAVSDTAEYGDYTRGPRIIDEMARAEMEQILAEIQDGSFALEWILENQAGRPKFNALKRMEAEHPIEKVGKRLRAMMPWLKG; this is encoded by the coding sequence ATGGCCAAGATTTATTATGACAAGGATGCTAATTTGGATTTGCTCAAAGGGAAGACCATCGGCGTAATCGGGTACGGTAGCCAGGGAAGTGCGCATGCCAATAACCTGAAGGACAGCGGCTGTACGGTGATTGTAGCGGAAGCGCGGGGAAGCGAAGCCTGGAAAAAGGCACAGAAAGCAGGCTTTGAGGTGGCCACTGCCGACAAGGTGGCCAAGGAAGCTGACATCATGATTATGCTCGTCCCTGACAACCTGCACCCGGCGGTGTACAGAGAGTCGATGGAAAAGCAAATGTCCCGTGGCAAGACGTTGATGTTCGCTCATGGTTTCAATATTCATTACGGCCAGATTGTGCCTGCACCGGGCGTTGACGTGAGCATGATCGCCCCCAAAGGCCCGGGGCACATGGTGCGTCGCCTCTACACCGAGGGCCTTGGCACTCCGGCCTTGGTAGCAATCCACCAGAACGCCTCAGGGAAGGCAAAGGATGTGGCTCTAGCCTACGCTAAGGGCATTGGTTGTACCCGGGCAGGAGTCCTGGAGACCACCTTTGCTGAAGAGACAGAGACCGACCTCTTCGGAGAGCAGGTAGTGCTGTGCGGCGGCGTTACCGCTTTGATAAAGAATGCTTTTGAAACCCTGGTGGAGGCAGGCTATCAGCCTGAGGTAGCCTACTTCGAGGTTTGCCATGAGCTGAAGCTCATTGTTGATCTCATTTACCAGGGTGGCCTGGCCCATATGCGGAATGCGGTCAGTGATACGGCAGAGTATGGTGATTACACGCGTGGGCCGCGGATTATCGACGAGATGGCCAGAGCTGAAATGGAGCAGATCCTGGCTGAAATCCAGGATGGTAGCTTTGCCCTGGAATGGATACTGGAAAATCAAGCAGGCCGCCCGAAATTCAACGCCTTGAAGCGCATGGAGGCAGAGCACCCCATAGAGAAGGTAGGCAAGAGACTCAGGGCCATGATGCCGTGGCTGAAGGGGTAG
- a CDS encoding cyclic nucleotide-binding domain-containing protein: protein MCGIIYCWQTEQGGIMRLLGRSYKSDLLRSVPLFKGLSKRNLDEVARYADEVRKKQGTVLAQQGSKGQEFIFIIEGQARVEKEGKVINRLSANDFFGEISLIDQRPRMATVIADTDVRLLVVHARSFKQLLETVPGLSYKIMVGLCKYLREAEA from the coding sequence ATGTGTGGAATCATATATTGTTGGCAAACGGAACAAGGAGGGATTATGAGATTACTTGGGCGTTCGTATAAGAGCGATCTTCTTAGAAGTGTGCCTCTGTTCAAAGGCCTCAGCAAACGAAATTTGGATGAGGTTGCCAGATATGCCGATGAGGTGCGGAAGAAGCAGGGGACTGTGCTGGCTCAACAGGGCAGCAAGGGACAGGAATTCATCTTCATCATCGAAGGGCAGGCAAGGGTTGAAAAGGAAGGGAAAGTCATCAACCGTCTTTCGGCAAATGACTTCTTCGGGGAAATATCTCTAATTGATCAACGGCCGCGCATGGCCACAGTTATTGCTGACACCGACGTGAGACTGTTGGTGGTGCATGCCAGGTCATTCAAACAGTTGCTTGAGACGGTGCCAGGCCTGTCGTACAAGATCATGGTCGGGCTCTGCAAATATCTCCGCGAAGCGGAGGCTTAG
- a CDS encoding HlyC/CorC family transporter: MEDINGLYPILFLICLGIAAFFCSAETAFIGMQKLRLQHLVHTNHPKARIVAEIVEHPEKFLAAVLLGINLFETAVAALGTAMAISLWGQDLGAAVAIIIITVVTLVFAEFIPKSLGVRYGEKIALLYATPMQIISTIFYPFVYVLNRIGVRFTKLTGEFGEPRPTISPEEFRTAITVGQAEGVLDEHEAEILHKAFEFADRPVREVMQPRTEVAWLEQGSSFAAFLDIYRQSPYLRFPVYQGTTDNVVGILSIKDVLMAQANNPLDMDSPIDVLVRPVHFVPETKLLGELLTEMRDNNYHIVVVVDEFGGVAGIATLEHLIAEIMGSIAEEAAGTDKDFVTIDANTFEVDGSLRIEEANEELSLGLPHGDYETIAGFILSRLGRIPRQGEHLKYKDLKLAILEMRDKKIERILITKEKDSPSAP; the protein is encoded by the coding sequence ATGGAAGATATTAACGGTTTATATCCAATACTGTTTCTAATTTGCCTTGGCATTGCAGCCTTCTTCTGCAGTGCAGAGACGGCTTTTATCGGCATGCAAAAGCTTCGGCTCCAGCATCTGGTACATACCAATCACCCCAAGGCCAGAATCGTGGCCGAGATCGTGGAGCATCCAGAGAAGTTTCTAGCTGCCGTCCTTCTGGGGATCAACCTCTTCGAGACGGCGGTGGCTGCTTTAGGCACGGCAATGGCTATATCACTGTGGGGGCAGGACCTGGGGGCAGCCGTAGCCATCATTATCATTACGGTAGTGACCCTGGTTTTCGCAGAATTCATCCCCAAGAGCCTGGGCGTTCGCTACGGGGAGAAAATAGCCTTACTCTACGCCACGCCCATGCAGATTATTTCAACGATCTTTTATCCCTTCGTCTATGTGCTAAACCGTATTGGCGTAAGGTTTACTAAGCTGACTGGTGAATTTGGCGAACCAAGGCCAACGATTAGCCCCGAGGAGTTCCGTACGGCTATTACCGTTGGGCAGGCCGAAGGGGTGCTGGATGAGCACGAAGCCGAGATTTTACACAAAGCTTTCGAGTTTGCTGACCGACCTGTCAGGGAGGTGATGCAGCCGCGAACCGAAGTTGCATGGCTGGAGCAAGGAAGCAGCTTCGCTGCGTTTCTTGATATTTATCGCCAGTCCCCCTACTTACGCTTCCCCGTCTACCAAGGAACTACAGACAACGTAGTGGGGATTCTATCCATCAAAGATGTGCTTATGGCTCAGGCCAATAATCCGTTGGACATGGATAGCCCTATTGACGTATTGGTCCGACCAGTCCACTTTGTGCCTGAGACCAAGCTTCTGGGCGAACTTCTGACTGAGATGAGAGATAACAACTACCACATAGTGGTGGTTGTCGATGAATTTGGTGGTGTAGCGGGCATAGCTACCCTAGAACACCTGATTGCAGAGATAATGGGCAGCATTGCTGAGGAGGCTGCCGGTACGGACAAGGACTTCGTGACTATTGATGCCAATACTTTCGAGGTGGACGGCAGTCTCAGGATAGAGGAGGCAAATGAGGAATTGAGTCTGGGGTTGCCTCATGGTGACTATGAGACCATAGCTGGCTTCATTCTCAGCCGTCTGGGTCGTATTCCGAGGCAGGGGGAACATCTGAAGTACAAGGATTTGAAGTTGGCTATTCTTGAAATGCGGGACAAGAAGATTGAACGGATTTTGATAACTAAGGAAAAGGATTCGCCGAGTGCTCCTTGA
- a CDS encoding Trk family potassium uptake protein, whose amino-acid sequence MNNKSFWAASDTDQPRLSRSDEIIRRTVAFVTPHGTNIFVAVILGFAVLILVGFVLLMLPQASAAGEWINPRTALFTATSAVTVTGLVTVETGTYWSGFGQTVILILIQLGGFGFMTLTSFLLLLAGRRVLFRDFRVADALGTHNMREFARLIYWTLGITVVMEVVGILLLAFLLKGEDISGHPWWAATFHAISSFNNAGFDTVGNGTSLANFASNAQVLSVVGLLSFVGALSAPVIIALVSLMRGRQLGVDAKLALVAVLTLVVIGTLLVFGMEYDNPETLGTLGVPGKLMNSFFSSITARTAGFSSLNMGALGLQTLFIIMILMFIGGVSGSTAGGIKVTTFSVLWLTAVSYIRGRRHVDVFRQRIPETQIHKAVAVVFFALALVLVIALALSATDDGISFRDLSFETVSAFGTVGFTTGITSSLSAAGQFLLILTMFVGRLGPLTVALAFAESREVEEEECPECEVRVG is encoded by the coding sequence GTGAACAACAAGTCCTTCTGGGCAGCGAGCGACACCGACCAGCCGCGGTTATCGCGTTCTGACGAGATCATCAGGCGAACTGTCGCATTTGTGACCCCACATGGAACAAACATCTTTGTTGCTGTCATTCTGGGCTTTGCCGTGCTGATCCTGGTTGGCTTCGTACTCCTTATGCTGCCCCAAGCTAGTGCCGCGGGAGAATGGATTAACCCCCGCACCGCCCTATTCACCGCTACCTCGGCAGTCACCGTTACCGGCCTAGTGACGGTTGAGACCGGCACCTACTGGAGCGGTTTTGGCCAGACGGTTATTCTAATCCTCATCCAGTTAGGCGGGTTTGGCTTCATGACTCTTACCTCTTTCCTGCTGCTGCTGGCCGGGCGCCGCGTCCTGTTCCGCGATTTCCGCGTTGCCGATGCTCTGGGGACACACAACATGCGCGAGTTCGCTCGGCTCATCTACTGGACGCTGGGCATCACCGTCGTGATGGAAGTGGTGGGGATACTCTTGCTAGCCTTCCTCTTGAAGGGAGAAGACATATCAGGTCATCCCTGGTGGGCTGCCACCTTTCATGCTATCTCGTCCTTCAATAATGCCGGCTTCGATACCGTGGGGAATGGAACCAGCCTGGCCAATTTTGCCAGCAATGCCCAGGTACTTTCCGTAGTGGGCCTATTGTCCTTCGTGGGAGCTCTTAGTGCCCCGGTTATCATCGCGCTGGTGAGTCTAATGAGGGGGAGGCAGCTCGGTGTGGACGCCAAACTGGCTCTGGTTGCAGTTTTGACACTGGTTGTAATCGGAACTCTGCTTGTCTTTGGGATGGAATACGACAATCCCGAGACTCTTGGCACTCTAGGTGTGCCAGGCAAACTCATGAACTCCTTCTTCAGCTCGATAACAGCTCGCACGGCAGGATTTTCGTCTCTGAACATGGGAGCTTTAGGGCTGCAAACCTTGTTTATCATTATGATCCTGATGTTCATTGGCGGGGTATCAGGCTCTACCGCAGGGGGCATTAAGGTGACGACGTTCTCTGTCCTTTGGCTCACTGCCGTGTCCTATATCCGGGGGCGACGCCACGTGGACGTATTCCGTCAGCGCATCCCAGAAACCCAGATTCACAAGGCGGTGGCAGTGGTCTTCTTTGCCCTGGCTCTGGTCCTGGTAATAGCTCTCGCCTTGAGTGCCACAGACGATGGCATATCTTTTCGCGACCTCTCTTTTGAGACGGTTTCGGCCTTTGGCACGGTGGGCTTCACCACGGGCATAACGTCGTCCCTTTCAGCAGCGGGCCAATTCCTTCTGATTTTGACCATGTTTGTAGGCCGGCTTGGCCCCCTCACAGTAGCTCTGGCCTTTGCGGAAAGCCGGGAGGTGGAGGAAGAAGAATGCCCCGAGTGCGAGGTGAGGGTGGGGTAG
- the proB gene encoding glutamate 5-kinase — protein MIPSQEDWRYRRLVVKLGTNLVTTSDGRLDLENMARLVCQVARLHQQGLEIILVSSGAIAAGRDRMGLDRERKDIPFRQIMAAVGQGRLMHHYEEAFAEHGIVVAQALLTKADMSDRAGYLNARNTLLGLLELKVIPIVNENDVVAIDEIKEAKFGDNDNLSAMVANLVDADLLVLLSDVAGLYTADPHLDAQAELIARVEKIDGRIERLAKGTGSRRGTGGMTTKIQAAKLATGSGVAVIIASGRLPDVIPRLARGEPLGTLFPPKTTNLESRQRWMISGLASRGKVIVDDGAAAALKEGKRSLLPAGTREVQGKFSRGGVIDIVDTQGNRIACGISNYSSTDIQVIKGAHSDEIMPLLGYEYGAEVVHRNNLAIL, from the coding sequence ATGATACCATCTCAAGAAGACTGGCGTTATCGCCGTCTCGTGGTGAAGCTAGGCACCAACCTAGTCACCACAAGCGACGGACGCCTTGACCTAGAGAATATGGCCAGGCTGGTATGTCAGGTGGCCCGGCTGCACCAGCAGGGGCTAGAGATAATTCTCGTCTCGTCAGGGGCCATAGCTGCTGGCAGGGATCGGATGGGTCTTGACAGGGAACGGAAGGATATTCCCTTCCGACAGATTATGGCAGCCGTAGGACAAGGTCGCCTCATGCACCACTATGAGGAGGCCTTCGCCGAGCACGGCATCGTAGTGGCCCAGGCCCTCCTCACCAAAGCTGATATGTCCGACCGCGCTGGCTATCTCAATGCCCGCAACACCCTATTGGGGTTGCTGGAGCTTAAGGTGATACCCATTGTCAATGAAAACGATGTAGTGGCTATTGATGAGATCAAAGAGGCCAAGTTCGGCGACAATGATAACCTTTCTGCTATGGTGGCCAATCTAGTGGATGCCGACCTCCTGGTGCTGCTCAGCGATGTGGCTGGACTATACACCGCCGACCCCCATCTTGACGCCCAGGCCGAGCTTATCGCCAGGGTCGAGAAGATCGATGGCCGAATTGAGCGACTGGCTAAGGGCACAGGCAGTCGCCGGGGCACAGGTGGGATGACAACGAAGATTCAGGCGGCCAAGCTGGCCACTGGCTCTGGGGTAGCGGTGATTATTGCCAGTGGCAGGCTGCCCGATGTAATCCCGCGGCTGGCGCGGGGGGAACCTCTGGGCACCTTATTTCCTCCAAAAACTACCAACCTGGAGAGCCGCCAGCGGTGGATGATAAGCGGGCTGGCCTCTCGCGGTAAGGTCATCGTTGACGATGGCGCAGCGGCCGCCCTCAAAGAAGGGAAGCGAAGCCTGCTACCTGCAGGAACCAGGGAGGTGCAGGGAAAATTCAGCCGTGGCGGCGTGATAGATATTGTTGATACACAGGGCAACCGCATTGCCTGCGGGATATCCAACTACAGTTCTACTGATATTCAGGTTATCAAGGGCGCCCACTCCGACGAGATCATGCCTCTCCTCGGCTATGAGTACGGTGCTGAGGTGGTACATCGGAACAACCTGGCGATACTTTAG
- a CDS encoding universal stress protein, with product MLHNDRHETVSSVKGGEVYKNILVPLDGKNLAEVALPYAMELAKRCGSEDITLIAAIKSTKGYKRVTGYPLGERPVSQPVGKKEMNLQNYLAGVAQKLQDEGIKAQTKIVLGKPAQAIIFYAEHNPCDLIIMATRGRAGLSRWIRGSVAASVIRGSVMPVLMVKSPGTPPGA from the coding sequence ATGTTGCACAACGATCGACACGAAACTGTGTCGTCGGTGAAAGGAGGCGAAGTGTACAAGAATATCCTGGTCCCGTTAGACGGTAAGAACCTGGCAGAGGTGGCCCTTCCCTATGCGATGGAGCTTGCTAAACGCTGTGGCTCAGAGGATATCACTCTAATCGCAGCCATAAAGAGCACCAAGGGCTACAAGCGCGTGACCGGTTACCCACTGGGGGAAAGGCCAGTAAGCCAGCCCGTGGGCAAGAAGGAAATGAACCTTCAGAATTATCTCGCTGGAGTCGCCCAAAAGCTGCAGGATGAAGGGATCAAGGCACAGACGAAAATCGTTCTCGGTAAACCCGCGCAGGCCATTATATTCTACGCTGAACACAACCCTTGTGACCTTATCATTATGGCAACCCGTGGACGGGCTGGCCTCAGTAGGTGGATTCGCGGCAGTGTTGCCGCCAGTGTCATCAGGGGCAGTGTTATGCCGGTCCTCATGGTGAAAAGCCCGGGCACTCCACCTGGCGCATAG
- a CDS encoding NAD(P)H-hydrate dehydratase, whose product MRDIERQAATKGLPSEKLMENAGLAVAREVNKWIGRVAGRYILILIGPGNNGGDGLVTARHLHDWGADVHLYLPRPRPDSDRNYQLIRHRDIHTIIADEPGSFAELQGLLPSVEVVIDALFGTGKARPLEGPFQRILEEVEKAKNRNGKLQVVALDLPSGLDADSGAVDNACLTADLTVTLGYPKHGLFLFPGAAKIGKLIVADIGIPAKLAEDIPTEIITAEGVRALLPQRPPDANKGTFGRVLVSGGSINYIGAVYLACASATRVGAGLVTLATARSLQPILAAKLTEVTYAPLPESEPGIVAGEAAETLRSQMANYDVLLLGCGLGQSASAAEFVTSILFSSASLPALILDADALNILSKIPQWWQKLTKDAVLTPHPGEMARLTGLSVGAVQSKRLSVAREAAASWRKTVVLKGAYTIIAAPDGRTRINPVANAGLASAGTGDVLAGAIAGLAAHGLSPFDAAVAGVFLHSQAGEVVRSNLGDAGMVASDLLSVLPVVINRTKGGSATPETARG is encoded by the coding sequence ATGCGAGACATTGAGAGGCAGGCTGCTACCAAAGGCTTGCCCTCTGAGAAGCTGATGGAAAACGCCGGGCTGGCTGTGGCCCGGGAAGTAAACAAGTGGATCGGCAGAGTAGCCGGGCGCTATATCCTGATCCTGATAGGGCCGGGGAATAATGGCGGCGACGGTCTGGTGACGGCGCGCCACCTCCACGATTGGGGTGCTGACGTTCACCTTTACTTGCCTAGACCGCGCCCCGATTCAGATCGTAACTATCAACTGATCAGACATAGGGATATCCACACCATCATTGCCGACGAACCCGGGAGCTTCGCTGAACTACAGGGCCTGCTTCCTTCAGTGGAGGTGGTTATCGACGCCCTATTCGGCACGGGGAAGGCCAGACCTCTGGAAGGGCCCTTTCAACGGATATTGGAGGAGGTGGAGAAAGCGAAGAACAGGAATGGCAAGCTTCAGGTCGTTGCCCTGGACCTCCCTTCAGGGCTTGATGCGGACAGCGGTGCGGTGGACAACGCCTGCCTAACTGCTGATTTGACGGTCACCCTGGGTTATCCGAAGCATGGTCTGTTTCTTTTCCCTGGCGCTGCCAAGATAGGCAAGCTCATAGTGGCTGATATCGGCATACCGGCGAAACTGGCCGAGGACATACCCACCGAGATAATCACTGCTGAAGGGGTGCGGGCGCTGCTCCCGCAGCGCCCGCCAGATGCAAATAAAGGGACCTTTGGCCGAGTGCTGGTCAGCGGCGGCTCAATCAACTACATCGGAGCGGTCTATCTGGCCTGTGCCTCAGCTACCAGGGTGGGGGCGGGGCTGGTAACGCTGGCCACTGCCCGCAGCCTCCAGCCCATTCTGGCTGCCAAGCTCACGGAAGTGACCTATGCCCCGCTGCCTGAGTCGGAGCCAGGCATCGTGGCAGGCGAGGCGGCAGAAACCCTGCGATCTCAAATGGCCAACTACGATGTCCTGCTCCTGGGATGCGGTCTGGGCCAGAGCGCATCGGCGGCAGAGTTTGTGACGTCGATCCTTTTCTCTTCAGCAAGCCTGCCTGCGCTGATACTTGACGCTGACGCTCTCAACATCCTGTCCAAAATCCCTCAGTGGTGGCAAAAATTAACCAAAGACGCTGTGCTGACGCCTCACCCTGGAGAGATGGCGCGGCTCACCGGGCTATCCGTGGGGGCGGTGCAGTCGAAACGCTTAAGTGTGGCCAGAGAAGCTGCCGCTTCGTGGCGGAAAACGGTTGTCCTGAAGGGGGCCTACACCATTATAGCCGCCCCCGATGGCAGAACCAGAATCAACCCGGTGGCTAACGCGGGTCTGGCCTCGGCCGGCACGGGGGATGTGCTGGCGGGGGCCATCGCTGGGCTGGCGGCCCATGGTCTTTCCCCCTTCGATGCCGCCGTTGCCGGGGTCTTTCTGCACAGCCAGGCAGGGGAGGTAGTGAGAAGCAACTTGGGTGACGCTGGAATGGTAGCCAGCGATCTTCTAAGCGTCCTGCCGGTAGTCATCAACAGGACTAAAGGGGGAAGCGCTACTCCGGAGACAGCCAGAGGCTAG
- a CDS encoding ABC transporter ATP-binding protein yields MPTASIIRIRNVVKTFGPITAVAGVDLDVAQGECFGLLGPNGAGKTSLVRMIIAASPLTQGSIWVDGHGVSKDARRIKASLGVVPQEDNLDPDLTVLENLITFARYFDIPRAEARARALDNLRLFELHERQKAKIDELSGGMKRRLLIARAIINRPKLLILDEPTVGLDPQTKHLVWQKLRSFREQGMTLLLTTQNMDEAWRLSDRLAIMNEGKIIALGSPRDLVSQYGGNLVLEAQPPLEEKNRVLSRLKEHGFQWEEIEDRLYIFQGDGQMLEEELKQELVIVNQHVPTLEDVFLRLTGRSIRE; encoded by the coding sequence ATGCCTACCGCATCTATCATAAGGATCAGGAATGTCGTCAAGACCTTTGGGCCGATTACCGCCGTTGCTGGAGTGGACCTGGACGTGGCCCAAGGTGAGTGCTTCGGGTTGCTGGGGCCCAACGGCGCTGGCAAGACCTCCCTGGTGCGCATGATTATTGCTGCTTCCCCTCTCACCCAGGGCAGCATCTGGGTAGACGGCCACGGCGTTAGCAAAGACGCCAGACGGATTAAGGCCAGCCTGGGTGTGGTGCCGCAGGAGGATAACCTTGATCCCGATCTGACCGTGCTGGAGAACCTGATCACCTTCGCCCGTTATTTCGACATACCCAGGGCAGAGGCCAGGGCACGGGCGTTGGACAACCTCCGACTCTTCGAACTTCACGAGAGACAGAAGGCCAAAATCGATGAGCTATCGGGAGGCATGAAGCGACGTCTGCTCATCGCCAGAGCTATCATCAACCGGCCCAAGCTTCTCATTTTGGATGAGCCTACCGTCGGCCTTGACCCTCAAACCAAGCACCTGGTGTGGCAGAAGCTCCGGTCTTTCCGAGAGCAGGGGATGACGCTTTTGCTAACTACTCAGAACATGGATGAAGCCTGGCGTCTTTCCGACCGCCTGGCCATTATGAACGAGGGTAAGATTATTGCCCTGGGCTCCCCGCGGGACCTTGTCAGCCAGTATGGGGGCAATCTGGTCCTGGAGGCCCAGCCGCCACTGGAGGAGAAGAACAGAGTCCTCAGCCGGTTGAAGGAGCACGGCTTTCAATGGGAAGAGATAGAAGACAGGCTGTACATCTTCCAGGGCGATGGCCAGATGCTGGAGGAGGAGTTGAAACAGGAACTGGTCATCGTGAACCAGCACGTCCCTACCCTGGAGGACGTTTTTCTGAGGTTAACGGGGAGGTCAATACGGGAATGA